From Apium graveolens cultivar Ventura chromosome 9, ASM990537v1, whole genome shotgun sequence, the proteins below share one genomic window:
- the LOC141686939 gene encoding NAD(H) kinase 1-like isoform X2 yields the protein MAPSKINSNNNASASSQENGFVDSLSPKNSEKAVQEMIKPLVQGTDDHLIEFSEVMRTVTKALRQVAEGKASAKAEAAEWKRKYEIERERYMNLENRVLSEEHVSEPNSQRLENLANHLSISKNAGNTSEDVCGNNGIFSHEVLLDGETKGDSKVMQCNFKSKASFKLSWCCNGEKSDQHKHDIVSFDKGNITTAQRSSKQISLKWESPPQTVLIMTKPNSTAVRILCADMVRWLRDQKHMTILVEPRVKSELLAESSFYNFVQTWTNEKEILLLHMKVDLLVTLGGDGTVLWAASMFKGPVPPVVPFSLGSLGFMTPFYSENFRDCLAAILRGPFNITLRHRLQCHVIRDATRNQHHTEGAILVLNEVTIDRGISSFLTNLECYCDNAFVTCVQGDGLILSTTSGSTAYSLAAGGSMVHPQVPGILFTPICPHSLSFRPLILPEHVTLRVLVPLNSRSNAWVSFDGKDRKELVPGDALVCSMASWPVSTACQVDSTNDFLRSIHDGLHWNVRKTQSFDSPRDA from the exons ATGGCGCCGAGCAAGATCAACTCCAAT AATAATGCCAGTGCATCATCCCAGGAGAATGGTTTTGTTGATTCACTCTCTCCTAAGAACTCTGAGAAGGCAGTACAGGAAATGATTAAGCCTCTTGTTCAGGGGACTGATGACCATCTTATAGAGTTTTCAGAGGTTATGAGAA CTGTCACAAAGGCATTAAGACAAGTTGCTGAAGGGAAGGCCTCTGCTAAAGCCGAGGCTGCTGAATGGAAGCGTAAATATGAAATCGAGAGGGAACGATATATGAACTTGGAGAATAGAG TGCTATCTGAGGAGCATGTCAGTGAGCCAAATAGCCAGAGACTAGAGAACTTGGCAAACCATTTGTCCATATCAAAGAATGCTGGTAATACATCTGAAGACGTTTGTGGAAATAATGGGATTTTCTCTCATGAAGTTCTTCTGGATGGAGAGACCAAAGGTGATTCCAAAGTGATGCAATGTAATTTCAAGAGTAAG GCATCATTTAAACTATCATGGTGCTGTAATGGTGAAAAAAGTGACCAGCATAAGCATGATATTGTATCTTTTGATAAGGGAAACATTACAACTGCACAACGCAGCAGTAAACAA ATATCTTTAAAGTGGGAATCTCCCCCGCAGACTGTTCTTATCATGACCAAACCAAATTCAACTGCCGTACGCATTCTTTGTGCAGATATGGTTAG GTGGTTGAGGGACCAGAAACACATGACTATTTTAGTGGAACCAAGAGTGAAATCTGAACTTCTAGCAGAATCATCATTCTACAACTTTGTTCAAACCTGGACCAATG AAAAGGAGATATTGCTGCTGCACATGAAAGTTGACCTCCTTGTGACTCTTGGTGGGGATGGAACAGTATTGTGG GCTGCTTCGATGTTTAAGGGGCCAGTGCCACCAGTTGTTCCCTTTTCTTTGGGTAGTCTGGGATTCATGACCCCTTTCT ATAGCGAGAATTTTAGAGACTGTCTTGCTGCAATCCTTCGTGGCCCCTTTAACATCACATTACGACACCGATTACAATGCCATGTGATTCGAGATGCAACTAGAAATCAGCACCATACTGAAGGAGCTATACTTGTATTGAATGAAGTTACAATTGACCGTGGAATTTCATCATTCCTCACCAATCTAGAGTGCTATTGTGACAACGCTTTCGTTACCTGTGTACAAGGGGACGGTTTAATATTGTCAACAACATCCGGAAGCACTGCTTATTCCCTGGCTGCTGGAGGATCAATGGTCCATCCTCAG GTTCCTGGAATCCTGTTTACACCAATTTGTCCCCACTCCTTGTCATTTCGGCCTCTAATATTACCTGAGCACGTAACTCTTAGGGTTTTAGTACCTTTAAATAGCAGAAGCAATGCTTGGGTGTCATTCGATGGGAAGGACAGGAAAGAGCTAGTACCAGGAGATGCACTTGTATGCAGCATGGCTTCTTGGCCCGTCTCAACGGCATGCCAAGTGGATTCTACCAATGATTTCCTCCGCAGCATTCATGATGGCCTCCATTGGAATGTGAGGAAGACACAGTCTTTTGATAGTCCTCGAGATGCATAG
- the LOC141686939 gene encoding NAD(H) kinase 1-like isoform X1: MAPSKINSNNNASASSQENGFVDSLSPKNSEKAVQEMIKPLVQGTDDHLIEFSEVMRTVTKALRQVAEGKASAKAEAAEWKRKYEIERERYMNLENRGNKICAKLGSCCTQACTNISRGFLSIILPCLVFWDIWKECHGQVSGVLSEEHVSEPNSQRLENLANHLSISKNAGNTSEDVCGNNGIFSHEVLLDGETKGDSKVMQCNFKSKASFKLSWCCNGEKSDQHKHDIVSFDKGNITTAQRSSKQISLKWESPPQTVLIMTKPNSTAVRILCADMVRWLRDQKHMTILVEPRVKSELLAESSFYNFVQTWTNEKEILLLHMKVDLLVTLGGDGTVLWAASMFKGPVPPVVPFSLGSLGFMTPFYSENFRDCLAAILRGPFNITLRHRLQCHVIRDATRNQHHTEGAILVLNEVTIDRGISSFLTNLECYCDNAFVTCVQGDGLILSTTSGSTAYSLAAGGSMVHPQVPGILFTPICPHSLSFRPLILPEHVTLRVLVPLNSRSNAWVSFDGKDRKELVPGDALVCSMASWPVSTACQVDSTNDFLRSIHDGLHWNVRKTQSFDSPRDA; this comes from the exons ATGGCGCCGAGCAAGATCAACTCCAAT AATAATGCCAGTGCATCATCCCAGGAGAATGGTTTTGTTGATTCACTCTCTCCTAAGAACTCTGAGAAGGCAGTACAGGAAATGATTAAGCCTCTTGTTCAGGGGACTGATGACCATCTTATAGAGTTTTCAGAGGTTATGAGAA CTGTCACAAAGGCATTAAGACAAGTTGCTGAAGGGAAGGCCTCTGCTAAAGCCGAGGCTGCTGAATGGAAGCGTAAATATGAAATCGAGAGGGAACGATATATGAACTTGGAGAATAGAG GCAATAAGATTTGTGCAAAGCTCGGAAGTTGCTGTACTCAAGCTTGTACAAATATTTCAAGGGGATTCTTAAGTATTATTCTCCCTTGTCTTGTTTTTTGGGACATTTGGAAGGAATGTCATGGACAAGTGTCTGGAG TGCTATCTGAGGAGCATGTCAGTGAGCCAAATAGCCAGAGACTAGAGAACTTGGCAAACCATTTGTCCATATCAAAGAATGCTGGTAATACATCTGAAGACGTTTGTGGAAATAATGGGATTTTCTCTCATGAAGTTCTTCTGGATGGAGAGACCAAAGGTGATTCCAAAGTGATGCAATGTAATTTCAAGAGTAAG GCATCATTTAAACTATCATGGTGCTGTAATGGTGAAAAAAGTGACCAGCATAAGCATGATATTGTATCTTTTGATAAGGGAAACATTACAACTGCACAACGCAGCAGTAAACAA ATATCTTTAAAGTGGGAATCTCCCCCGCAGACTGTTCTTATCATGACCAAACCAAATTCAACTGCCGTACGCATTCTTTGTGCAGATATGGTTAG GTGGTTGAGGGACCAGAAACACATGACTATTTTAGTGGAACCAAGAGTGAAATCTGAACTTCTAGCAGAATCATCATTCTACAACTTTGTTCAAACCTGGACCAATG AAAAGGAGATATTGCTGCTGCACATGAAAGTTGACCTCCTTGTGACTCTTGGTGGGGATGGAACAGTATTGTGG GCTGCTTCGATGTTTAAGGGGCCAGTGCCACCAGTTGTTCCCTTTTCTTTGGGTAGTCTGGGATTCATGACCCCTTTCT ATAGCGAGAATTTTAGAGACTGTCTTGCTGCAATCCTTCGTGGCCCCTTTAACATCACATTACGACACCGATTACAATGCCATGTGATTCGAGATGCAACTAGAAATCAGCACCATACTGAAGGAGCTATACTTGTATTGAATGAAGTTACAATTGACCGTGGAATTTCATCATTCCTCACCAATCTAGAGTGCTATTGTGACAACGCTTTCGTTACCTGTGTACAAGGGGACGGTTTAATATTGTCAACAACATCCGGAAGCACTGCTTATTCCCTGGCTGCTGGAGGATCAATGGTCCATCCTCAG GTTCCTGGAATCCTGTTTACACCAATTTGTCCCCACTCCTTGTCATTTCGGCCTCTAATATTACCTGAGCACGTAACTCTTAGGGTTTTAGTACCTTTAAATAGCAGAAGCAATGCTTGGGTGTCATTCGATGGGAAGGACAGGAAAGAGCTAGTACCAGGAGATGCACTTGTATGCAGCATGGCTTCTTGGCCCGTCTCAACGGCATGCCAAGTGGATTCTACCAATGATTTCCTCCGCAGCATTCATGATGGCCTCCATTGGAATGTGAGGAAGACACAGTCTTTTGATAGTCCTCGAGATGCATAG